The Lycium ferocissimum isolate CSIRO_LF1 chromosome 1, AGI_CSIRO_Lferr_CH_V1, whole genome shotgun sequence genome includes a region encoding these proteins:
- the LOC132061091 gene encoding F-box/kelch-repeat protein At3g23880-like has product MDFEEDEAFYQHPKQSKPINHSQLPSTSIQDSILKIPILPVSANNKDHTHHRLVLSGVDAFYNLKDCSLRSLLSSDSVTEAFDLDYPMKNPTPKKIKFKKLFDARPIGTPVCSKYGFGYDESHHDYKVVLVMFYDCTYVSLDPVKVKIYSLKSDYWRTVVGDFQGGMRSTQAGKFANGKLHWATNDDDWNIISIDLADEKWGKVEQSCYGEGYSLLHLAVLRSDLSVCCNYMSSHTDVWVMKEYGVKESWIKMYTIKYLSDLENPYFSRLLPPTLCMSKKGEILLVIGSTLMIHNPEDESTRYTKVAEYLEIDFELQADLPSATYMLMLVMICSTCNEYPVIHGEVT; this is encoded by the exons ATGGATTTTGAGGAAGATGAAGCCTTCTATCAACACCCAAAACAAAGCAAACCCATTAACCATTCTCAACttccatcaacttcaattcaagatTCAATCTTGAAAATCCCTATTCTGCCCGTATCTGCTAATAACAAAGATCACACACACCACAGGCTTGTGTTGAGTGGTGTTGACGCCTTTTACAATCTTAAGGATTGTTCTCTTAGATCTTTACTTAGTAGTGACTCTGTGACTGAGGCATTTGACTTGGATTATCCCATGAAAAACCCTACCCCCAAGAAAAT aaagttcaagaaattgtTTGATGCTAGACCTATCGGTACACCTGTTTGTTCTAAATATGGTTTTGGATATGATGAGTCCCATCATGATTATAAggtagtattagttatgttttatgattgCACATATGTAAGTTTGGATCCTGTTAAGGTCAAAATATATAGTCTAAAGAGTGATTACTGGAGAACTGTTGTTGGGGATTTTCAAGGTGGAATGCGATCCACTCAGGCGGGTAAGTTTGCAAATGGGAAGCTTCATTGGGCTACGAATGATGATGACTGGAACATCATTTCTATTGATTTGGCTGATGAGAAATGGGGCAAGGTTGAGCAGTCCTGCTATGGAGAAGGATATAGTCTTTTGCATCTGGCAGTGTTGAGAAGTGATCTTTCTGTCTGTTGTAATTATATGAGTAGTCACACAGATGTGTGGGTTATGAAAGAGTATGGGGTTAAAGAGTCTTGGATAAAAATGTATACCATCAAATATCTTAGTGATCTTGAGAATCCTTATTTTTCTCGTTTGCTTCCTCCAACTCTTTGCATGTCAAAAAAAGGTGAAATATTGCTTGTTATTGGATCAACTCTCATGATACACAATCCAGAGGATGAATCGACCAGATATACAAAGGTTGCTGAG tATCTTGAGATTGATTTTGAACTACAAGCAGATCTTCCCTCTGCTACTTATATGTTGATGCTAGTGATGATTTGTTCAACTTGTAATGAATATCCAGTGATACATGGTGAAGTTACTTGA
- the LOC132060362 gene encoding protein disulfide isomerase pTAC5, chloroplastic: MASSLPLSFHIIHNNNNNTPKPLSLSQYISNTSFLSAHSSSTSLVSHHICYSNLPEREESRWLREEQRWLREEQRWLREERRWEEEREALLLQIKELKLRLKEIENNNNLLPEASSSVSDTVANIAKLLQLLKEGELGKNVHVIAESGSIALPLVLEAAKQNEVIVKEEPQEEKVIREVPKESKGEGKEVKKRKTLKKGSEGDEVRLLQEQLLKLGFYCGEEDEEFSIFSSGTERAVKTWQSSCGIREDGIMTSELLEKLYMVQKIDGVKENPKQPDVAEAKARANGAPVATIMEIEEVQQTTVKEDGVSETEVSHHRVFLLGENRWEEPSRLTASKKQAKTTSGSTTTKCLTCRGEGRLLCMECDGTGEPNIEEQFMEWIDEGMKCPYCEGHGFITCDVCEGKKIMQA, from the exons ATGGCATCTTCATTACCACTGAGTTTCCAcatcatccacaacaacaacaacaatacaccaAAACCCCTCTCTCTTTCACAGTATATTTCAAATACTTCATTTCTCTCAGCACACTCCTCCTCAACATCATTGGTATCTCATCATATTTGTTATAGTAACTTGCCGGAAAGGGAGGAATCGCGATGGTTAAGGGAGGAGCAACGGTGGTTGAGGGAGGAACAACGCTGGTTAAGAGAAGAGAGACGCTGGGAAGAAGAACGAGAAGCTTTGTTGCTTCAAATTAAGGAATTAAAGCTACGTTTAAAGGAGATtgagaataataataatcttCTTCCAGAAGCTTCTTCTTCTGTATCTGACACTGTTGCTAATATTGCTAAGTTATTGCAG CTGCTGAAGGAGGGTGAGCTGGGAAAGAATGTACATGTGATTGCAGAAAGTGGGTCGATTGCTTTGCCATTAGTTTTAGAAGCAGCAAAGCAAAATGAGGTTATTGTCAAGGAAGAACCACAAGAGGAGAAGGTGATAAGGGAAGTCCCTAAAGAATCAAAAGGAGAGGGTAAAGAAGTCAAGAAGAGAAAGACTTTGAAAAAGGGATCTGAAGGAGATGAAGTTCGACTGTTGCAG GAACAATTGTTAAAATTGGGCTTTTATTGTGGCGAGGAAGATGAGGAATTCTCCATCTTCTCTAGTGGGACAGAGCGTGCTGTGAAAACTTGGCAG TCTTCATGTGGTATCCGAGAAGATGGCATTATGACTTCTGAACTTCTTGAAAAATTATATATGGTGCAAAAGATTGACGGGGTGAAGGAAAATCCCAAACAACCAGATGTAGCTGAAGCAAAG GCTAGGGCAAATGGTGCTCCAGTTGCAACTATCATGGAAATAGAGGAAGTTCAGCAGACAACTGTGAAAGAAGATGGTGTGTCTGAAACTGAGGTGTCCCACCATCGAGTCTTTCTCCTCGGAGAGAACCGATGGGAAGAACCTTCCAGACTTACCGCAAGTAAGAAACAGGCGAAGACTACTAGTGGCAGTACCACCACGAAGTGTCTTACTTGTCGTGGAGAGGGCCGCTTGTTATGCATGG AATGTGATGGGACTGGTGAGCCAAACATTGAGGAACAG TTTATGGAATGGATAGATGAAGGAATGAAGTGTCCCTATTGTGAAGGCCATGGATTCATAACTTGCGATGTTTGTGAAGGCAAAAAGATAATGCAAGCGTAG
- the LOC132060534 gene encoding uncharacterized protein LOC132060534 — MDLKSCQKFTILILFSLFLHYTVADGTSSVFFLDNPSHHYFRDASSKINSMSLSEVGATVSVLLGFAPPVTLSSASSSKLNEVLAPNPFDRPRSVLIVEVTGAEGVSIEALRSNVVNENRAEIQLPDADEVSLFSLDEPKTDAEYSDKELSDFASWLSGSYVNGELTIPSENDANLKFQLSKGVDREFVTSLVSLTRKIQRAMETHQDLSGAVHRPSELISGKFDGLKALKEHYGAEGVAKGTKLFSIVMSKMFDSLSEAYKGQIVGVIVCNETPSVAGSLFNVVFTSRPSARWLEEAKALPNATAIEEIILVRRTVAWITGILLIIATVLGIYFLFSMPLTRDTLLYSNVKLD, encoded by the exons ATGGATCTAAAATCTTGTCAGAAATTCACCATTTTAATACTTTTCTCACTCTTCCTTCATTATACT GTTGCTGATGGAACATCCTCCGTGTTTTTCCTCGACAACCCATCTCATCATTACTTCCGTGATGCTTCTTCTAAG ATAAATTCCATGTCTCTTTCCGAAGTTGGTGCTACTGTATCAGTCTTGCTTGGGTTTGCACCTCCTGTTACTCTCTCCTCTGCTAGTTCTTCGAAG TTGAATGAGGTACTCGCACCAAATCCATTTGATAGGCCGCGTTCTGTCCTCATTGTAGAAGTTACAGGAGCTGAAG GTGTTTCTATTGAGGCTCTTAGAAGCAATGTGGTAAACGAAAATAGAGCTGAAATTCAACTTCCAG ATGCAGATGAAGTTTCTCTTTTTTCACTGGATGAACCAAAAACAGATGCTGAATATTCAGACAAAGAACTGAGTGACTTT GCATCATGGTTGAGTGGTTCTTATGTGAATGGAGAGCTGACAATCCCCTCGGAGAATGACgcaaatttgaaatttcaattgTCAAAG GGAGTAGATAGGGAGTTTGTAACAAGTCTTGTTTCACTCACCCGTAAGATTCAAAGAGCAATGGAGACGCACCAAGATTTGTCTGGAGCTGTGCACCGTCCTTCTGAGCTAATTTCCGGAAAATTTGATGGCCTTAAG GCTCTCAAAGAGCATTATGGAGCAGAAGGTGTTGCTAAAGGAACTAAATTGTTCAGTATTGTGATGTCGAAGATGTTTGATTCCTTGAGTGAAGCCTACAAAG GTCAAATTGTTGGAGTCATTGTCTGTAACGAAACACCTTCAGTAGCAGGGTCATTGTTCAATGTCGTTTTCACTTCTCGGCCATCTGCCCGCTGGCTGGAGGAAGCAAAAGCTTTACCCAATGCAACTGCTATTGAAGAAATTATATTGGTTAGACGAACTGTTGCATGGATTACAGGAATCTTGCTCATAATTGCCACTGTATTAGGA ATTTACTTCCTCTTCAGCATGCCACTCACAAGGGACACCCTTCTTTATTCTAACGTGAAGCTCGACTAG